One window of the Candidatus Chryseobacterium colombiense genome contains the following:
- a CDS encoding GNAT family N-acetyltransferase: MIEKEIKNLISLAGSAIINISDTDSYVQKILMYSSIISIIEDGKLQGFISYYNNDPEQKNAFLTLIAIHPDFQGKGLGKKLISFSLTDLKQKKFKNYSLEVLKHNTAAISLYENFGFKIKEDRDHVWLMNLEL; encoded by the coding sequence ATGATAGAAAAAGAGATTAAAAATTTAATATCTTTGGCAGGATCTGCTATTATAAACATTTCGGATACTGATAGTTATGTTCAGAAAATATTGATGTATTCTTCAATTATTTCAATAATAGAAGACGGAAAATTACAAGGTTTTATTTCTTATTACAACAATGACCCTGAACAAAAAAATGCTTTTTTGACACTTATTGCTATTCACCCCGATTTTCAGGGAAAAGGTCTGGGAAAAAAATTAATATCATTTTCACTTACAGATTTGAAACAAAAGAAATTTAAAAATTATTCTTTAGAGGTTTTAAAACATAATACAGCTGCAATTTCCTTATATGAGAATTTTGGATTTAAAATAAAAGAAGACAGAGATCACGTATGGTTAATGAATTTAGAGCTATGA
- a CDS encoding ABC transporter ATP-binding protein produces MKKDKEVLVSVQNVSKKFSKNLKSSLKYGASDIIRSTLGLPINKELRPQEFWAVNNVSFALRRGECIGLIGHNGAGKSTLLKVLNGLYAPDKGQVVMRGKIGALIELGAGFNPILTGRENIYNNASILGFTKKEVEEKIQSIIDFSEIKDFIDMPVQNYSSGMKVRLGFAVAAHLEPDVLIIDEVLAVGDLGFVLKCFSKIDELLPHTAVIFVSHSMPMVSRICNEIILMDHGKAEYQGREIGKGIQLYYNKFSNNSRNKVYDNQNFELVSVETDLLNNEIHRHQDFTLTFEFKIHKSVEQLPVLYLEFKDKEQKPIAGISATEHKENIAQGTKITYKMTVKNPLFTLGKYILDMGLYEPSTESPYLRINNVLEFTVSGEKEQWIPFELDSENIITLH; encoded by the coding sequence ATGAAAAAAGATAAAGAAGTATTAGTATCAGTACAGAATGTATCTAAAAAATTCAGCAAAAACTTGAAAAGCTCCCTAAAGTACGGAGCCTCGGATATTATCCGAAGTACACTGGGATTGCCTATCAATAAAGAACTAAGACCTCAAGAATTCTGGGCTGTGAATAATGTAAGCTTTGCACTAAGAAGAGGAGAATGTATCGGATTAATTGGTCATAACGGAGCTGGAAAATCGACCCTTTTAAAAGTCTTGAACGGATTATACGCTCCTGACAAAGGACAAGTTGTCATGAGAGGAAAAATAGGTGCCTTGATAGAACTAGGTGCAGGTTTTAATCCAATCCTTACAGGAAGAGAAAATATATATAATAATGCTTCTATACTGGGGTTTACCAAAAAAGAGGTGGAAGAGAAAATACAATCCATCATTGACTTTTCTGAAATAAAAGACTTTATAGATATGCCTGTACAGAACTATTCTTCAGGGATGAAGGTACGTTTGGGGTTTGCTGTGGCAGCCCATCTTGAACCGGATGTATTGATTATTGATGAAGTATTAGCAGTGGGAGATTTGGGTTTTGTCTTAAAATGTTTTAGTAAAATTGATGAATTACTTCCCCATACCGCCGTTATTTTTGTTTCTCACAGTATGCCGATGGTATCAAGAATCTGTAATGAAATCATCTTAATGGATCATGGAAAAGCTGAATACCAGGGAAGAGAAATCGGAAAAGGAATTCAACTTTATTATAATAAATTCTCAAACAACAGCCGTAATAAAGTATATGATAACCAAAATTTTGAATTAGTTTCTGTAGAAACGGATCTTTTAAATAACGAAATACATCGTCATCAGGATTTCACTCTTACTTTTGAATTTAAAATTCATAAATCTGTTGAGCAACTGCCTGTACTATACCTTGAATTTAAGGACAAAGAACAGAAACCTATTGCAGGAATTTCAGCTACAGAGCATAAAGAAAATATAGCGCAAGGCACGAAGATCACTTATAAAATGACGGTCAAAAATCCCCTTTTCACGTTAGGAAAATACATACTTGATATGGGATTATATGAACCATCTACAGAATCACCTTACCTGCGTATTAATAACGTTCTTGAATTTACGGTAAGTGGAGAAAAAGAACAATGGATCCCGTTTGAGCTTGATAGCGAAAATATCATAACTTTACATTAA
- a CDS encoding WbqC family protein, with amino-acid sequence MKTAIMQPYIFPYIGYFQLINSVDNFIFYDDVHYIKKGWINRNQILVNNKAQYFTIPVIKASQNKLINEINIDKSSKDYDNILITIKNNYKKAPFYDSVIPIIEDLLQNRNIVTISDLAIQSILKVLEYLEINKKIFISSQDFSESKGIDKADRLIRITKESDAQDYINAIGGTEIYNKDYFNEHKINLLFLKPNNIPYKQFNNKYLPWLSIIDILMFNPPKDILKMLDQYELI; translated from the coding sequence ATGAAAACAGCCATTATGCAACCCTACATATTTCCGTATATTGGTTATTTTCAACTAATTAATTCTGTAGACAATTTTATATTTTATGACGATGTACATTATATAAAAAAAGGTTGGATTAACAGAAACCAGATATTGGTAAACAACAAAGCTCAATATTTTACCATTCCGGTAATAAAGGCCAGCCAAAACAAATTAATCAATGAAATAAATATTGACAAGTCTTCAAAAGATTACGATAACATTCTTATCACTATAAAAAATAATTATAAAAAAGCTCCCTTTTATGATTCGGTCATTCCTATTATAGAAGACCTACTTCAAAATCGCAATATTGTAACGATTTCAGATTTAGCCATTCAAAGTATTCTGAAAGTTTTAGAGTATTTGGAGATTAATAAAAAAATTTTCATTTCTTCCCAAGATTTTTCAGAATCAAAGGGTATTGACAAAGCTGATAGATTAATTAGAATTACAAAAGAGTCTGATGCTCAGGATTACATCAATGCTATTGGAGGAACAGAAATTTATAACAAAGACTATTTTAATGAGCACAAAATCAATCTTTTATTTTTAAAACCAAATAATATTCCTTATAAACAGTTTAATAATAAATATCTTCCATGGCTTTCAATTATTGATATTTTGATGTTTAATCCTCCAAAAGATATTTTAAAAATGTTAGATCAATATGAATTAATATGA
- a CDS encoding glycosyltransferase family 4 protein — translation MSETKKILLISHEASLSGAPILVLSLLKKLKNERKNYTVDVLLLRAGQLYEDFAKLSDQKIMVAAYYNQSLSFVNRNFKKFQAAFFPKQETKEEQIEKITGKLLQNNYDLVYANTAETLVWTIPFYKKGIPTIVAIHELTFGMESAYSKDFILQNISNVSMIIAGSNAVKENLINRYGADPKKVKAIHSFVDEKLVIHKDKTQLKKELNISESDIVIGIASSQELRKGTDLVPLLVKKIVDKTDLNFKFINLGGSSTIGPVKCSKIDAEKLGVDNKIIYVDHNKFPNDYINIFDIFLLLSREDPFPLVMLTAAKLQKPIVAFEQSGGAVEFLENGYGVLAPYLDLDTMASEIVNLLENKELRENYGHKIQNRLEEEYSEGKLTADIFQTIHDLIQ, via the coding sequence ATGAGCGAAACAAAAAAAATATTATTAATTTCTCATGAAGCTTCTTTATCCGGCGCTCCTATTCTCGTATTAAGCCTGTTGAAAAAGCTTAAAAACGAAAGAAAAAATTATACCGTAGATGTTTTATTATTAAGAGCAGGACAGTTGTATGAAGATTTTGCAAAATTATCTGACCAGAAAATTATGGTGGCCGCTTATTACAATCAATCCTTGTCTTTCGTAAACAGAAATTTCAAAAAATTTCAAGCTGCTTTTTTCCCAAAACAGGAAACAAAGGAAGAACAGATTGAAAAAATAACCGGCAAACTTTTACAAAACAATTACGATTTAGTATATGCCAATACCGCGGAAACTTTAGTCTGGACAATTCCGTTTTACAAGAAAGGAATTCCAACCATTGTTGCCATTCATGAGCTTACTTTTGGTATGGAGAGCGCTTATTCAAAAGATTTTATTTTGCAGAATATCTCCAATGTCTCCATGATCATTGCAGGATCAAATGCTGTGAAAGAAAACCTCATCAACAGATATGGTGCAGATCCTAAAAAAGTAAAAGCAATACATTCTTTTGTAGACGAAAAATTAGTAATTCACAAAGATAAAACCCAACTAAAAAAAGAACTCAACATATCCGAATCTGATATTGTTATTGGTATTGCAAGTTCTCAGGAATTAAGAAAAGGAACAGATTTGGTTCCTCTTTTAGTTAAAAAGATTGTAGATAAAACAGATCTTAATTTTAAATTCATTAACCTCGGAGGTTCTTCTACCATAGGCCCTGTAAAATGTTCCAAAATTGATGCTGAAAAATTAGGGGTTGATAATAAGATCATCTATGTAGATCACAACAAATTCCCAAACGATTATATCAATATTTTTGATATTTTCCTTTTGCTTTCGAGAGAAGATCCTTTCCCTTTAGTGATGCTTACGGCAGCTAAACTTCAAAAACCGATTGTTGCATTCGAACAAAGTGGGGGCGCTGTGGAATTCCTTGAAAACGGTTATGGAGTACTTGCTCCTTATCTGGACCTCGATACCATGGCTTCTGAAATAGTTAATCTCCTTGAGAATAAAGAATTAAGAGAAAATTACGGACATAAGATCCAGAACAGACTAGAAGAAGAATATTCTGAAGGCAAACTTACAGCAGATATTTTTCAAACCATCCACGATCTGATCCAATAA
- a CDS encoding ABC transporter permease → MTKRDIQSQHRQSLLGFFWILAPVIINSLIWLFLNGSGVVNINTPGDIPYPVFVILGTTLWNIFAEAVQSPITSVNAGKAIISKINFPKEALLMKGLYTTFFNLAIKMIPVVAILIIYKIVPSWNLILFPFYIIALTIFAFSIGLIITPLGLIYTDISKVLITGIPFLMYLTPVVYATPRAGAFKFLFNLNPLTYLINDIRNILVGAEVKSLIFTGVLTVISFIVLLIGLVIFRKSMPIVIEKIAG, encoded by the coding sequence ATGACGAAAAGAGATATACAATCTCAGCACCGACAGTCTTTATTAGGCTTCTTTTGGATATTAGCTCCAGTAATTATAAACTCCTTAATCTGGTTATTTTTAAACGGTTCGGGTGTAGTAAACATTAACACTCCTGGTGATATCCCTTACCCTGTTTTTGTGATTTTGGGAACTACTCTTTGGAATATCTTCGCTGAAGCTGTCCAAAGTCCAATCACCTCGGTAAATGCCGGAAAAGCTATTATTTCTAAAATTAATTTTCCGAAAGAAGCCCTTTTAATGAAAGGTTTATACACTACTTTCTTTAATTTGGCTATAAAAATGATACCTGTTGTTGCCATTCTCATAATATATAAGATTGTGCCTTCATGGAACTTGATTCTTTTTCCTTTTTACATTATCGCCTTAACGATTTTTGCTTTTTCCATTGGATTAATCATTACCCCATTAGGTTTAATTTATACTGATATAAGCAAAGTACTTATTACCGGGATTCCTTTCTTAATGTATCTAACCCCAGTTGTATACGCTACACCAAGAGCAGGAGCCTTTAAATTTTTATTTAATTTAAATCCCTTAACTTATCTCATCAATGACATCCGAAATATTTTAGTAGGAGCAGAGGTAAAGTCTTTAATATTTACAGGGGTTTTAACGGTTATCAGCTTTATTGTATTATTAATTGGCTTGGTTATTTTCAGAAAATCGATGCCGATTGTTATTGAAAAAATTGCAGGATAA
- a CDS encoding DegT/DnrJ/EryC1/StrS family aminotransferase → MIPITQPFLPPQEEYEKYLDGIWKRNWLTNMGPLASQLEMELKDHLKLKHLLFVTNGTVAIQMAIKALEISGEVITTPFSFVATTSSLVWEGCTPVFVDIDAKTLCIDANKIEEAITDKTSAILATHVYGNPCDVLQIEAIAKKHNLKVIYDAAHAFGVEINGKSIFEYGDISTCSLHATKLYHTIEGGLVITKVPELLKKLAFIRNFGISGFDSFSELGLNGKNSEFHAAMGLVNLKYIPKIHEKRKALAALYDQKLKGLKHVKPLRHNQANDTHCYYPIVLESEDLLLKLKQEMDKHEIFTRRYFYPSLASSLPYLPKMELPITEDISKRVLCLPFYYDLTFEEVEHISRLMLRIQNN, encoded by the coding sequence ATGATTCCCATAACACAACCTTTTCTTCCGCCTCAGGAAGAATATGAAAAATATTTAGACGGTATCTGGAAAAGAAACTGGCTTACCAACATGGGGCCTTTAGCCAGCCAGCTTGAGATGGAACTTAAAGACCATCTCAAACTAAAACATTTACTTTTCGTTACCAATGGAACGGTTGCTATTCAAATGGCAATAAAAGCATTAGAAATTTCAGGAGAAGTTATTACAACCCCGTTTTCTTTTGTAGCTACCACAAGTTCTTTGGTCTGGGAAGGATGCACTCCTGTTTTTGTAGATATAGATGCTAAAACCTTATGCATTGATGCCAATAAAATAGAAGAAGCAATTACCGATAAAACCAGTGCAATTCTTGCTACTCACGTGTATGGAAACCCTTGCGATGTCTTACAAATAGAGGCTATTGCAAAAAAACATAATCTTAAGGTAATTTATGATGCAGCACATGCATTTGGGGTAGAAATCAATGGAAAATCTATTTTCGAATATGGTGATATTTCAACCTGCTCTCTTCATGCTACTAAATTATACCATACCATTGAAGGAGGTCTAGTGATTACCAAAGTCCCTGAATTACTTAAAAAATTAGCTTTTATACGAAACTTTGGAATTTCAGGATTCGATTCTTTTTCAGAACTGGGATTAAATGGTAAAAACTCAGAATTTCATGCTGCAATGGGACTTGTAAATCTAAAATATATTCCAAAAATACATGAAAAAAGAAAGGCACTTGCGGCACTTTATGATCAAAAACTTAAAGGATTGAAACATGTGAAACCTTTACGACATAATCAGGCAAATGACACCCACTGCTATTATCCGATTGTACTGGAAAGTGAAGATTTACTGTTAAAATTAAAACAGGAAATGGATAAACACGAAATTTTCACACGAAGATATTTTTATCCCAGTCTTGCCTCATCACTTCCCTATTTACCAAAAATGGAGCTTCCCATTACAGAAGATATTTCCAAACGGGTTTTATGCCTTCCTTTTTATTATGATCTTACTTTTGAAGAAGTAGAACATATCTCCAGGCTAATGTTAAGAATCCAAAACAATTAA
- the rfbB gene encoding dTDP-glucose 4,6-dehydratase: protein MKNIIITGGAGFIGSHVVREFVKNNPETTIINLDALTYAGNLENLKDIENEPNYVFEKADITKPEELRLIFEKYNPDAVVHLAAESHVDRSITDPMAFINTNVNGTANLLNLCKEFWALNPEHTHGRFPDEKRTHLFYHVSTDEVYGSLGETGFFLETTPYDPQSPYSASKAASDHLVRAYGNTYGMPFIVSNCSNNYGPNHFPEKLIPLCISNIINEKPLPIYGDGKYTRDWLFVIDHAKAIHQIFNEAKTGETYNIGGFNEWQNIDLVKELIKQMDEKLGKPTGYSEKLITYVKDRPGHDKRYAIDATKLNKDLGWKPSVTFEEGLGKTIDWFLENQEWLKNVTSGDYQKYYDNQYS from the coding sequence ATGAAAAATATCATTATTACCGGCGGTGCCGGATTTATTGGATCCCACGTTGTAAGAGAATTTGTAAAAAACAATCCCGAGACAACAATCATCAACCTTGATGCTCTTACTTATGCAGGAAACCTCGAAAACCTGAAAGATATCGAAAACGAACCCAACTATGTTTTCGAAAAAGCAGACATCACAAAACCTGAAGAATTAAGACTAATCTTTGAAAAATATAATCCCGATGCCGTAGTTCACTTAGCTGCCGAAAGTCATGTAGACAGAAGCATTACAGATCCTATGGCATTTATTAATACCAACGTAAACGGAACCGCCAATCTTCTGAATCTTTGTAAAGAATTCTGGGCATTGAACCCCGAACATACTCACGGAAGATTTCCTGATGAGAAAAGAACCCATCTTTTTTATCACGTTTCAACAGATGAAGTATATGGAAGTTTAGGAGAAACAGGTTTTTTCTTAGAAACGACACCTTATGATCCACAGTCTCCTTATTCTGCGTCTAAAGCAGCATCAGATCATTTGGTAAGAGCCTATGGAAACACGTATGGAATGCCGTTTATTGTTTCTAACTGCTCTAATAATTATGGTCCGAATCATTTTCCTGAAAAATTAATCCCTCTCTGTATTTCAAACATTATTAATGAAAAACCTCTTCCCATTTATGGAGATGGAAAATACACAAGAGACTGGTTATTTGTCATTGATCATGCTAAAGCTATTCATCAAATTTTTAATGAGGCAAAAACAGGAGAAACCTACAATATCGGAGGTTTCAACGAGTGGCAGAATATTGACTTGGTGAAAGAGCTCATCAAACAGATGGATGAGAAGCTAGGAAAACCTACCGGGTATTCTGAAAAACTGATTACTTATGTAAAAGACAGACCTGGACACGACAAGCGTTATGCTATTGATGCAACCAAACTGAATAAAGATTTAGGTTGGAAACCCTCTGTAACTTTTGAAGAAGGATTAGGAAAAACAATCGATTGGTTCTTAGAAAACCAGGAATGGTTGAAGAACGTAACAAGCGGAGATTATCAGAAATATTATGACAACCAATATTCATAA
- a CDS encoding glycosyltransferase, whose product MKPKVSVIMITYGHEKYIKKAIEGVFLQKTDFLVELIIANDQSPDSSDEIIREVIKTCPSNILVKYILNENNMGVNANYLNAYEKTEGKYIAACEGDDYWTDPLKLQKQVDFLENNEEYSITFHKIKELTDRKEKFTYPNPDEEKTYTIQDLCKENFIITVSVVFRKNMETLPEWLPYSPIGDYPLHLLNASFGLIKYFPEEMAVYRVGSGMWSTQNTIGQIVNTMFCLKFLLIHFKNNQEVLTDLKIQYDNFQKALLKPYEEKKALELKIKDYNYLANIISFKNLLKITKRKIIKKLKK is encoded by the coding sequence ATGAAGCCCAAAGTAAGCGTCATTATGATTACCTATGGCCACGAAAAATATATCAAAAAGGCTATAGAAGGAGTTTTTCTACAAAAAACAGATTTTTTAGTAGAGCTTATTATCGCTAACGACCAATCTCCGGATTCCTCTGATGAAATCATTCGAGAGGTTATTAAAACATGCCCTTCTAATATATTGGTAAAATATATTCTTAACGAGAATAATATGGGGGTAAATGCTAATTATCTTAATGCATACGAAAAAACAGAAGGAAAATACATCGCAGCTTGTGAGGGCGACGATTACTGGACTGATCCTTTAAAACTACAAAAACAAGTTGACTTTTTAGAAAACAACGAAGAGTACAGCATTACTTTTCATAAAATAAAAGAACTTACAGACAGGAAAGAAAAATTTACTTATCCTAATCCTGATGAGGAAAAAACCTATACTATTCAGGATCTGTGTAAAGAAAATTTCATCATTACAGTGTCTGTTGTTTTCAGAAAAAACATGGAAACTCTGCCTGAATGGTTACCTTATTCCCCCATTGGCGATTATCCTTTACACCTTTTGAATGCGTCTTTTGGCCTTATAAAATATTTTCCTGAAGAAATGGCCGTTTACAGAGTCGGCAGCGGAATGTGGAGTACCCAGAACACCATTGGCCAAATCGTAAATACCATGTTTTGCTTGAAATTCTTGCTCATACATTTTAAAAACAATCAGGAGGTGTTGACTGATTTAAAAATACAATATGACAACTTTCAAAAGGCACTTTTAAAACCTTATGAAGAAAAAAAAGCACTAGAATTAAAGATTAAAGATTACAATTATCTTGCTAATATAATATCCTTTAAGAATCTTTTAAAAATAACTAAAAGAAAGATTATCAAAAAATTAAAGAAATAA
- the rfbA gene encoding glucose-1-phosphate thymidylyltransferase RfbA, translated as MKGIILAGGSGTRLYPLTIAVSKQLMPVYDKPMIYYPLSTLLLAGIKDILIITTPHDQAGFIKLLGDGSQIGCNIEYVVQPSPDGLAQAFILGDQFIGNDPAALVLGDNIFYGSEMGTLLKNKTNPDGGVVFAYHVSDPERYGVVEFDNNFKAVSIQEKPLQPKSNYAVPGLYFYDNDVVEIAKNIQPSHRGELEITDINNVYLQKGKLEVGVLDRGTAWLDTGTFDSLHDASEFVSVIEKRQGFKIGCIEEIAWRNKFINDEKLLETAAKYGKSGYGEYLKHLIKK; from the coding sequence ATGAAAGGAATTATTTTAGCAGGAGGCTCAGGAACGAGATTATATCCTCTTACCATTGCTGTAAGCAAGCAGTTGATGCCTGTTTACGACAAACCAATGATCTATTATCCACTATCGACATTATTGTTGGCAGGAATTAAAGACATCTTGATCATCACAACACCTCATGACCAAGCAGGATTTATTAAGCTTTTAGGAGATGGTTCACAGATCGGATGCAACATAGAATATGTTGTCCAGCCAAGTCCGGATGGATTGGCACAGGCTTTCATTTTAGGAGATCAGTTCATTGGAAATGATCCCGCTGCTCTGGTTTTAGGTGATAATATTTTCTACGGATCCGAAATGGGAACTTTGTTAAAGAATAAAACCAATCCCGACGGAGGAGTTGTTTTTGCCTATCATGTTTCTGATCCTGAAAGGTATGGGGTAGTAGAATTTGATAATAACTTCAAAGCGGTTTCTATTCAAGAGAAGCCCTTACAACCCAAGTCTAATTATGCTGTTCCAGGACTATATTTTTACGACAATGATGTGGTTGAAATTGCAAAAAACATTCAGCCATCCCATAGAGGCGAATTAGAAATTACAGATATCAACAATGTCTATCTTCAAAAAGGGAAGCTCGAAGTAGGAGTTTTAGACAGAGGAACGGCGTGGTTAGATACCGGAACGTTCGATTCTCTCCATGACGCTTCGGAATTTGTAAGCGTTATTGAGAAAAGACAAGGTTTTAAGATCGGATGTATTGAAGAAATCGCCTGGAGAAATAAATTCATCAACGATGAAAAGCTCCTTGAAACCGCAGCAAAATATGGTAAAAGCGGATATGGTGAATATCTGAAACACTTAATAAAAAAGTAA
- a CDS encoding glycosyltransferase, with amino-acid sequence MNLKIAVLVPCYNEALTIDKVVRDFQHYIPEAEIFVYDNNSKDNTVEIATKAGAIVGNEKKQGKANVVFRMFREIDADLYIMIDGDDTYPVECVRDMVNQFIENKCDMLVGDRLSNKSYKKENKRAFHNFGNNLVRNLINIFFGSELKDILSGYRIFSRKFVKNYASSIKGFELETDLSIYALHYGLTIEEYSINYRDRPEGSVSKLNTFTDGFKVIKLFFNLVRLYKPLLFFGMVSIILFVLGVLFMIIPIREYFEYQYVYKVPTLIFSIMLIIVSILSLATGLILDNISIIDKKNFKVRYNNTN; translated from the coding sequence ATGAATCTCAAAATAGCAGTTCTTGTTCCCTGCTACAATGAAGCTTTAACCATTGACAAAGTGGTTAGAGATTTTCAGCATTATATTCCGGAAGCCGAAATATTTGTTTACGACAACAATTCCAAGGATAACACTGTAGAAATTGCTACAAAAGCCGGCGCTATTGTCGGAAATGAAAAAAAACAAGGAAAAGCAAATGTTGTTTTCAGAATGTTCAGGGAAATTGACGCCGACCTTTATATTATGATAGACGGGGACGATACCTATCCCGTGGAATGCGTCCGTGATATGGTCAATCAGTTTATTGAAAACAAATGCGATATGCTTGTTGGAGACCGACTATCCAACAAAAGTTATAAAAAAGAAAATAAAAGAGCTTTCCATAATTTCGGAAATAATCTGGTACGAAACCTCATCAATATTTTCTTTGGTTCGGAACTCAAGGATATTCTTTCCGGTTATAGGATTTTTTCAAGAAAATTCGTTAAAAATTACGCCAGTTCTATTAAAGGATTTGAACTGGAAACTGATCTTTCCATCTATGCTTTACATTATGGACTTACTATTGAAGAATATTCTATCAATTACCGTGACCGACCGGAAGGAAGTGTTTCAAAACTGAATACATTTACTGACGGATTTAAAGTGATCAAGCTTTTTTTCAATCTTGTAAGACTTTATAAGCCTCTCTTATTTTTTGGAATGGTTTCTATTATTCTTTTTGTTTTGGGCGTACTTTTTATGATTATTCCAATCAGAGAATATTTCGAATATCAATATGTTTATAAGGTTCCCACGTTAATTTTTTCAATCATGCTGATTATCGTTTCCATACTTTCTCTTGCCACAGGATTGATTTTGGACAACATCAGTATTATTGACAAAAAGAATTTCAAAGTGCGGTATAACAACACCAACTAA
- a CDS encoding acyltransferase, with amino-acid sequence MFQKIKNYIKRKLTLLVIDLQKQEKQKMWWRFTSMPNINIHHTFAPQDINIFKGNEGIFGNINIGESFFVRDYCIISVLPKGNLIIGDNVFFNNYSSINCLEKITIGDNTIFGEGVKLYDHNHQYGFNPDFFVNKTEFNTSPITIGKNCWIGSNTLILKGVNIGDNCIIGAGCVIHKSVPANTIIKNSQNLIFESLQK; translated from the coding sequence ATGTTCCAAAAAATAAAAAATTATATTAAAAGAAAATTAACCTTACTGGTTATCGATCTGCAGAAACAAGAGAAGCAAAAAATGTGGTGGCGTTTCACTTCAATGCCAAACATCAATATCCATCATACTTTTGCTCCTCAGGATATAAATATATTTAAAGGAAATGAAGGTATCTTTGGCAATATAAATATTGGAGAAAGTTTTTTTGTGAGAGATTACTGCATAATTTCAGTTCTGCCAAAGGGAAATCTTATAATCGGGGATAATGTTTTTTTTAATAATTATTCCTCTATTAATTGTTTAGAAAAAATCACAATCGGAGATAATACTATATTCGGTGAAGGTGTAAAACTATACGACCATAACCATCAATACGGTTTTAATCCTGATTTTTTTGTCAATAAAACAGAATTTAATACAAGTCCGATTACAATTGGTAAAAATTGCTGGATTGGAAGTAACACATTGATATTAAAAGGTGTAAACATAGGAGATAACTGCATCATCGGAGCAGGGTGTGTTATCCACAAGTCTGTTCCTGCTAATACAATCATAAAAAACAGTCAGAATTTAATATTTGAATCTTTACAAAAATGA